The genomic segment GTGCTTCGACTATGACTCCGTTCTTCACGTTCAGCAGGGCCTCCACCTTCCCCCAGGGAAACCGGCGGACCTTCCTCTCGGTGTACTCCGGGGACTCGCCCCAGTTCCACTCCCAGGTGGCGTACTTCGTAGCCCTGAGCTTTTCGATGGCCCCGACCTCGCCAGGGGTGAGGGAGCGCTGCTCCGTTCCCGAGAGGGAGTCCCGAAGGGCGGCGATGAATTCAGCCATGGAAAGCTTTGCGGGGAGATGGGGGAGGATGTTGGTCACCCTGCTCCTCACGGACTTGAACCCCTTGGAGGTGAACTTCTCCTCGTCCACGGCGAGGGCCTGGCCGAGAACGGAAAGATCCGAGTCGAAGAGGAGGGTTCCATGGTGGAGGAGCCGCCATTTGTCCATGTGTTGGGCGCTCCCCGAGAATTTCCGCCCGTCGATGGCCAGGTCGTTTCTGCTGTTGAACTCGGCCTTCACGCCGAGCTTTTCCAGCGCCCTGACCACCGGCATGGCGTGCCGGGCGAAATCGAAAGGGGCACCCTCGTCGTTTGGTACGATGAAGGTGTAATTCAGGTTTCCCAGGTCGTGGTAGACAGCCCCTCCGCCGGAGATCCTCCGGACCACGCGGATTCCCCGTTCCTCCACGAAGGCCCGGTTCACCTCCTGGGCGGTGTTCTGGAAGCGGCCCACGATGATGGAGGGTTCGTTCTGCCAGAGCAGGAAGTAGCCGGGGTGTCCCCCGTCCACGGTCCGGTAGAGGTGCTCCTCCATGGCCAGATTGAATGCGGGGTCGTGGCTCTGCCCCTCGATGTAGTACATGAGATTCTCTCCTCTCAAAAAACCTCTTGCCAGAAAGACCGGCAGGCTTCATTATACAGAATATCCTGCAACGGAGGTGGTGCCGAAATGCTCGATTCCCTGGAAATCCTCACGCTGGTGGAGGATTCAGTGCCCATGCATGGCCCTTTCATCGCCGAACACGGCCTGTCCTTCCTTCTGACCGGAAAGAAGAACGGCACAGTCGTCCGGGGTCTTCTGGACGTGGGGCAGAGCTCCGAGGTGCTCTCCCACAACATGAAGGGTCTCGGGATTCGTCCCGAATCCATTGATTTCCTCGTCCTCTCCCACTGCCATTACGATCATACCGGAGGGGTTGCGAAGTTCGTCGCCACAACGGGAAAGGCCGATTTCCCGGTGGTGGCCCATCCGGCCCTTTTCCGCCCCCATTTCAGGGCGGATCCCGTCCTCTCCTCTAAGGGCATCCAGACCGGGGACGGGCGGGAAGCAATCGAGAAGGCCGGGGGCAGGCTGTTTCTCTCATCCGACCCCTTCCCCCTGGCCGAAGGGCTTGCAACTACGGGGCAGATCCCCCGGGTGACCGGCTTTGAAGGTCCCGGAAAGGCCTTTCTCACCCTCGAAGACGGCAGGGTGGCCCCCGATTCCCTTCCGGACGACATGGGCATCACCGCCCGGGTGAAGGGAAAGGGCGTGGTGGTGGTGGCGGGCTGCAGCCACTCGGGGATCGTGAACATCCTCAAAAGGGTCCGGGAAC from the Aminivibrio sp. genome contains:
- a CDS encoding lipoate--protein ligase; the protein is MYYIEGQSHDPAFNLAMEEHLYRTVDGGHPGYFLLWQNEPSIIVGRFQNTAQEVNRAFVEERGIRVVRRISGGGAVYHDLGNLNYTFIVPNDEGAPFDFARHAMPVVRALEKLGVKAEFNSRNDLAIDGRKFSGSAQHMDKWRLLHHGTLLFDSDLSVLGQALAVDEEKFTSKGFKSVRSRVTNILPHLPAKLSMAEFIAALRDSLSGTEQRSLTPGEVGAIEKLRATKYATWEWNWGESPEYTERKVRRFPWGKVEALLNVKNGVIVEARFFGDFFGVENRDELEAVLAGCPFRKEGLEERLSSVQLDRFFRGADPEEFLPFLLG
- a CDS encoding MBL fold metallo-hydrolase, which gives rise to MLDSLEILTLVEDSVPMHGPFIAEHGLSFLLTGKKNGTVVRGLLDVGQSSEVLSHNMKGLGIRPESIDFLVLSHCHYDHTGGVAKFVATTGKADFPVVAHPALFRPHFRADPVLSSKGIQTGDGREAIEKAGGRLFLSSDPFPLAEGLATTGQIPRVTGFEGPGKAFLTLEDGRVAPDSLPDDMGITARVKGKGVVVVAGCSHSGIVNILKRVRELFPDEPVEGVVGGLHLVNGSEGKMEKTLEGIREIGPKWIAAGHCTGFPMQVKLFQAFGTAFSPLCVGKKFVVEGA